Proteins encoded by one window of Synechococcus sp. MVIR-18-1:
- a CDS encoding HlyD family efflux transporter periplasmic adaptor subunit has protein sequence MKQIRLWVMVGVLGAAVVGAGVWVTRRPAPEALPAAAVPKVRAPEAVAALGQLKPAGEVRRLAAPASGVGGTPRIAALLVKEGDQIRKGQPLAIFDNRPQLEAEIAEIDAQIESTAIEVQLQQREVSRYAAAAKVGAAAMVALEEKQDELRRFQRKGVELIAKRRSLETDLADSELLSPINGVVLKIHSRVGERPGSDGVMEVGASQSMEALVEVYESDINRISIGQSVSLISENGGFKGTLEGRVERITPQVRQRKVLSTDPTGDADARVIEVDVVLTPESAKTVTQLSGLKVIARFKTP, from the coding sequence ATGAAACAAATCCGTCTCTGGGTGATGGTCGGGGTGCTCGGTGCTGCTGTTGTCGGTGCCGGAGTCTGGGTCACCCGCCGGCCGGCACCAGAAGCCCTACCAGCGGCTGCAGTTCCAAAAGTTCGAGCTCCGGAAGCAGTTGCTGCCCTTGGCCAACTCAAGCCAGCTGGTGAAGTCCGTCGCTTGGCGGCCCCGGCCAGTGGAGTCGGCGGAACGCCGCGCATTGCTGCGCTTCTCGTGAAGGAAGGAGACCAAATTCGCAAGGGTCAGCCCCTGGCCATTTTTGACAACCGACCCCAACTAGAAGCTGAAATCGCTGAGATTGACGCCCAAATCGAATCGACTGCGATCGAAGTGCAACTTCAACAGCGAGAGGTGTCCCGCTATGCAGCCGCGGCCAAGGTAGGAGCCGCTGCGATGGTGGCTCTTGAGGAAAAACAAGATGAACTCAGACGCTTCCAACGCAAAGGCGTCGAGCTGATCGCGAAGCGACGGAGCCTCGAAACGGATCTTGCTGACAGCGAGTTGCTGTCTCCGATTAATGGTGTGGTGCTCAAAATTCACAGTCGCGTCGGAGAACGTCCTGGCAGTGACGGTGTGATGGAGGTCGGAGCGAGCCAAAGCATGGAGGCCTTGGTTGAGGTGTATGAGTCGGATATCAATCGCATTTCAATTGGCCAATCCGTCAGCTTGATTAGCGAAAACGGCGGATTCAAAGGAACACTCGAGGGACGCGTCGAACGCATCACCCCCCAGGTGCGACAGCGAAAAGTGCTTTCAACCGATCCCACCGGTGATGCCGATGCAAGGGTCATCGAAGTGGATGTTGTTCTTACGCCAGAGTCGGCAAAAACAGTGACGCAACTCTCCGGTTTGAAAGTGATTGCCCGCTTCAAGACCCCATGA
- the devC gene encoding ABC transporter permease DevC: protein MIRAFWRKRRIPLASLMLIRQPVRLAVALAGISFAGILMFMQLGFRDGLFDASVTVHRLFDADIVLISPRSTSSVSMAGFPRRRLIQAMASPEVEGITPVHWNLLLWRNPETLGTRSILALGFEPGHPLFTDPTLAEKAKLLTQKGRVLFDEKSRAEFGPVAEWFREGRTVESEINGKRVRVAGLIGLGASFGADGNLLTSSETFLDLIPNTPSGSIEVGLVRLKPGSDAEQVAQRLQSQLPDDVTVLTKQGFIDFEQNYWRTSTSIGFIFTLGAAMGFVVGCVIVYQVLYSDVSDHLPEYATLMAMGYKLNSLLGVVVREGLLLALFGYLPAYAAGQGLYLLVRNATQLPVAMNTVRAVSVFSMILIMCMLSAGLAMRRLVDADPAEIF, encoded by the coding sequence ATGATCCGAGCCTTTTGGCGGAAGCGCAGAATTCCGTTGGCATCCTTGATGCTGATCCGTCAGCCCGTTCGTCTAGCTGTTGCTCTGGCCGGTATCAGCTTCGCCGGAATTCTGATGTTTATGCAGCTGGGCTTCCGCGACGGCTTGTTTGACGCCAGCGTCACCGTGCATCGCCTATTTGATGCAGACATCGTCCTAATCAGCCCACGCTCTACCAGTTCCGTGAGCATGGCCGGCTTCCCTCGTAGACGACTGATTCAAGCCATGGCCTCTCCTGAGGTTGAAGGGATTACTCCCGTCCACTGGAATCTGCTGCTTTGGAGGAATCCAGAAACCCTTGGGACACGATCCATTCTTGCGTTGGGATTTGAACCAGGCCATCCTCTTTTCACCGATCCAACGCTGGCAGAAAAAGCCAAGCTGCTCACACAGAAAGGCCGGGTCTTATTTGACGAAAAATCGCGAGCAGAATTTGGTCCCGTAGCCGAATGGTTTCGTGAGGGACGCACTGTTGAAAGTGAAATCAATGGCAAAAGAGTTCGCGTAGCAGGCCTGATTGGCCTTGGGGCGTCGTTTGGTGCTGATGGCAACTTATTAACGAGCAGCGAAACATTTTTGGATTTAATTCCAAACACCCCCTCGGGAAGCATCGAAGTGGGCTTGGTTCGCCTTAAGCCTGGAAGTGATGCAGAGCAGGTGGCTCAACGCCTTCAATCTCAATTACCAGATGATGTGACCGTGCTGACCAAGCAAGGATTCATCGATTTCGAGCAAAATTACTGGCGTACAAGCACATCCATTGGCTTCATTTTTACCCTTGGTGCCGCCATGGGTTTCGTGGTGGGCTGCGTCATTGTTTATCAAGTTCTGTATTCAGATGTCAGCGATCATTTGCCCGAATACGCCACCCTGATGGCGATGGGTTACAAGCTCAATAGTTTGCTGGGAGTTGTGGTCAGAGAAGGCCTGTTGCTTGCTCTGTTTGGTTACTTACCGGCCTACGCCGCCGGACAGGGCCTGTACCTCTTGGTGCGAAACGCCACCCAGTTGCCAGTGGCGATGAACACGGTTCGAGCCGTGAGCGTGTTCAGCATGATCTTGATCATGTGCATGCTCTCAGCAGGTCTTGCCATGCGCCGACTCGTTGATGCCGATCCCGCGGAGATCTTTTAA
- a CDS encoding DevA family ABC transporter ATP-binding protein, with translation MATSSLTIDIQALSHWYGKGSTRRQVLQGVDLQISAGEVVLLTGPSGCGKTTLLTLIGALRKVQEGDVEVFGQQLRGAARGQRQRLRRRIGMIFQGHNLLRCLTAEQNVQMGADLLPNLGYRARRDQAREWLRSVGLEDELGKLPHDLSGGQKQRVAIARALAAKPQLLLADEPTAALDSGTGREVVELLKRLAREQSCSVLMVTHDPRILDVADRLVRMEDGRLYQTIS, from the coding sequence ATGGCAACGAGCTCACTCACCATTGATATCCAGGCACTGAGCCATTGGTATGGCAAAGGCTCAACCCGCAGGCAGGTTTTGCAAGGTGTGGACCTGCAAATTTCTGCAGGTGAGGTGGTCTTACTCACGGGTCCGTCCGGCTGTGGCAAAACAACCTTGCTCACCTTGATCGGAGCGTTACGAAAGGTTCAGGAGGGTGATGTTGAAGTGTTTGGACAGCAGCTACGCGGAGCGGCTCGAGGCCAGCGTCAGCGCTTGCGCCGTCGCATCGGCATGATTTTCCAGGGCCACAATCTTTTGCGCTGTCTCACCGCTGAACAAAATGTTCAGATGGGAGCTGATTTGTTGCCGAATCTTGGCTACAGGGCTCGTCGCGATCAAGCACGGGAGTGGTTGCGGTCTGTGGGACTAGAGGACGAATTGGGAAAACTTCCCCATGACCTGTCCGGGGGACAAAAGCAGCGCGTAGCGATCGCCAGAGCTCTTGCAGCCAAACCTCAGCTCCTCTTAGCCGATGAACCAACCGCTGCTCTCGACAGCGGCACAGGCCGAGAAGTTGTTGAGTTGTTGAAGCGCCTCGCGCGAGAACAGTCGTGTTCTGTCCTGATGGTGACGCACGATCCGCGCATCCTTGATGTGGCAGATCGTCTTGTTCGAATGGAAGATGGGCGTCTTTACCAGACGATTAGTTAA
- a CDS encoding glycosyltransferase family 2 protein, which produces MFISVVIPTYNRRSILEKCLQALEHQDPSGEIETYEVVVVDDGSSDGTPDWLRQNAAHFPHVRLVEQQHGGPAEGRNRGVDHAKGDVIVFIDSDLVVTSSFLASHARALSRRWNQQDNRLCFTYGAVINTANFDQPTAERHKLRDLSWAYFATGNVAIDREVLERSGLFDLGFRLYGWEDLELGERLRQMGVELVKCPEAVGYHWHPAFRLEQIPDLIRVERERARMGLVFYRKHPSRRVRFIIQFTWLHRVLWSLLTLGGLLNEHSLRPLMAWLIQRGQPSLALELLRLPLNRIGVEALYREARQAGLN; this is translated from the coding sequence ATGTTCATCAGCGTCGTCATCCCCACTTACAACCGGCGCTCCATTCTTGAGAAGTGTCTGCAGGCACTGGAACACCAGGATCCCAGCGGAGAGATCGAGACCTACGAAGTGGTTGTCGTCGATGACGGTTCCAGCGATGGCACTCCCGACTGGTTGCGTCAAAACGCAGCTCACTTCCCCCATGTCCGCCTTGTGGAACAACAACATGGCGGACCTGCTGAGGGTCGTAATCGCGGCGTTGATCATGCCAAAGGAGATGTGATCGTCTTTATCGATAGCGATTTAGTGGTCACATCAAGCTTCCTGGCATCCCATGCCCGAGCTTTAAGTCGACGTTGGAATCAGCAGGACAATCGTCTCTGTTTCACTTACGGGGCCGTCATCAATACGGCCAACTTTGATCAGCCAACGGCAGAACGGCACAAACTGCGGGATCTCTCCTGGGCGTACTTCGCAACAGGAAACGTGGCGATCGACCGTGAGGTTTTGGAACGATCCGGGTTATTTGATCTTGGGTTCCGCCTCTACGGATGGGAAGACCTAGAGCTCGGAGAGCGACTCAGGCAAATGGGTGTGGAACTGGTGAAGTGTCCAGAAGCGGTTGGCTATCACTGGCATCCAGCCTTTCGCCTGGAGCAAATCCCAGACCTGATTCGTGTGGAGCGGGAACGCGCTCGCATGGGATTGGTTTTTTATCGCAAGCACCCCAGTAGGCGGGTCCGCTTCATCATTCAGTTCACCTGGTTGCATCGCGTGCTTTGGTCCTTGCTCACGCTCGGAGGCCTTCTCAATGAACACAGCCTGCGGCCGCTCATGGCTTGGCTGATTCAACGGGGCCAACCATCCCTGGCTTTGGAGTTGCTGCGTCTTCCCCTGAACAGGATTGGTGTTGAGGCGCTGTATCGCGAAGCCCGACAAGCTGGCTTGAACTGA
- a CDS encoding 16S rRNA (uracil(1498)-N(3))-methyltransferase — MVAELRRLLIEPKRLADRDSNGCLVLRDDERHYLRRVLRLRAGSPVAVVDGRGHLWEGWFQGEEQLLLPNNCETTSPAKSPQLGLAIALVRRGMDDVMRMACELGVDWIQPLQAKRCTPQADFKPERWQLILKEAVEQCERLWMPQLLPLASSDHWWSMPGNGDTRAIATTRVEGLMALEPWLQRQTPESNCIWLAIGPEGGWDPQEQAQALTEGWSPVSLSEDILRSSTAAIAGVATLNSWRRTTLTTEPTDC; from the coding sequence ATGGTGGCAGAGCTGCGTCGGTTACTGATCGAGCCCAAACGATTGGCCGATCGTGATAGCAATGGATGCCTTGTGCTGCGTGATGACGAACGTCATTACCTTCGCCGGGTTTTACGGCTGCGTGCTGGATCACCAGTGGCGGTAGTGGATGGCCGCGGCCATCTTTGGGAGGGATGGTTTCAGGGGGAGGAACAGCTTCTTCTCCCCAACAATTGTGAAACCACAAGCCCAGCCAAAAGCCCTCAGCTCGGTCTTGCGATTGCATTAGTGCGTCGAGGCATGGATGACGTGATGCGCATGGCTTGTGAGTTGGGCGTGGATTGGATCCAGCCCTTGCAAGCAAAGCGATGTACACCCCAAGCGGACTTCAAACCAGAGCGCTGGCAGCTGATCCTCAAGGAGGCAGTCGAGCAATGCGAGCGGCTCTGGATGCCCCAGCTCCTACCACTTGCATCGTCGGATCACTGGTGGTCGATGCCGGGAAACGGCGATACGCGGGCGATTGCCACTACACGAGTAGAGGGGCTCATGGCATTAGAGCCTTGGTTGCAGCGCCAGACCCCTGAAAGCAACTGCATCTGGCTTGCGATTGGTCCGGAGGGAGGCTGGGACCCTCAAGAACAGGCGCAGGCCTTAACCGAAGGATGGTCGCCGGTCAGTCTCAGTGAGGACATTTTGCGCTCTTCCACAGCAGCAATTGCTGGGGTGGCAACGCTCAACAGTTGGCGTCGTACGACGCTGACCACTGAGCCAACCGACTGCTGA
- a CDS encoding translation initiation factor 2, with translation MALKSKGFFLNLEEGASTDQVLQIAPVRDLPVEEGEEESLAPIPAISKTTDGSGTAETAKPASAVSTPVTAAAPVTAATPVTASAPAPAAPAAAAGSLTTAEAIASALAEAEAARPVATLSTFAPDMLQPGRALRSEPRRPGRNLKGFKDMASELFSS, from the coding sequence ATGGCGCTGAAGAGCAAAGGCTTTTTCCTCAACCTCGAGGAAGGCGCTTCGACCGACCAGGTGCTTCAGATAGCGCCTGTGCGCGATCTCCCTGTCGAGGAGGGTGAAGAGGAGTCTCTTGCGCCGATTCCCGCCATTTCTAAAACAACGGATGGAAGTGGCACGGCTGAGACCGCTAAGCCAGCTTCAGCGGTGAGCACTCCAGTCACGGCTGCTGCTCCAGTCACGGCTGCTACTCCAGTTACAGCATCTGCACCAGCTCCAGCGGCTCCGGCAGCTGCAGCAGGCTCCCTGACCACGGCGGAAGCGATCGCATCTGCTCTTGCTGAGGCTGAAGCGGCCCGTCCTGTCGCGACGCTCAGCACCTTCGCTCCAGACATGCTTCAGCCTGGTCGTGCCCTTCGTTCTGAGCCGCGTCGTCCTGGGCGCAATTTGAAGGGTTTCAAGGACATGGCCTCCGAACTGTTCAGTAGCTGA
- a CDS encoding DUF92 domain-containing protein: protein MVLPDQSITMWGIALLLNGVLIAIAQRLPLLTPKGWVHAGILGTILWGCLGWRGWVAVVIYLVLGSLVTRLGFAQKQKQGLAEARGGRRGPANVWGSAFTGTVIALLIGAGIGSTTLLLIGFAASFAAKLADTFGSEIGKRWGRTTVLITSLRRVPAGTEGAVSLEGTLASAAGSLLMMLVMAGLSVLTTPTAMIVVAIVGLIATLLESLLGALAQEKVSWLTNEIVNGLQTAWAAVLAMLIAVSLGLGG from the coding sequence ATGGTTTTGCCCGACCAAAGCATCACGATGTGGGGGATTGCTCTGCTTCTCAATGGCGTGCTGATCGCTATTGCGCAGCGCCTTCCCCTCCTGACACCAAAAGGTTGGGTGCATGCAGGAATCCTGGGAACAATCCTCTGGGGCTGCCTTGGCTGGAGGGGCTGGGTCGCAGTAGTGATCTACCTGGTATTGGGATCACTGGTCACACGCCTTGGCTTTGCCCAAAAACAAAAGCAGGGGCTTGCGGAGGCGCGTGGAGGCCGAAGAGGACCAGCAAACGTTTGGGGATCTGCCTTCACTGGCACGGTGATCGCCCTCTTGATTGGAGCAGGCATCGGCTCCACAACGCTGTTGCTCATTGGATTTGCAGCAAGCTTCGCGGCCAAACTTGCTGACACCTTTGGCAGTGAGATCGGCAAACGCTGGGGACGAACCACCGTTTTGATTACCAGTCTTCGCAGAGTGCCAGCAGGAACGGAAGGTGCCGTGAGCTTGGAGGGCACCCTGGCGAGCGCCGCCGGCAGCCTGCTGATGATGCTGGTGATGGCCGGGCTATCGGTGTTGACCACACCCACGGCAATGATCGTGGTCGCGATTGTGGGTCTGATCGCAACCCTGTTGGAAAGCCTGCTGGGAGCTTTGGCTCAAGAGAAGGTCAGTTGGTTAACGAATGAAATCGTCAATGGGTTGCAAACCGCTTGGGCCGCCGTCTTGGCGATGCTGATCGCGGTTTCTTTAGGACTTGGTGGCTGA
- a CDS encoding sigma-70 family RNA polymerase sigma factor — protein MPSTQSLRRREQRRSLPKPILERNDSVLEHLGLAHHAAIHQAARYPGEQDDLIQEGRVGLIHGVANFDPQRGFRISTYVLTRVNGQILHFRRDRQHALRIPWRLKDLHSKGVRLQAQRLQQGLEPLDEQGLAASLQVSPQRWREALIAHAFGHVESLDVAPSMQALEGELRSSLLDQIEDPSSMPVSLDEPTLLWLQDALKTLEPQQRCWLLARYVDNISIKDLALREKVQPGVLRQSIRAALSILRQAAQSSTAHPSVSHQVLKKPRSASPRRRPKRFATH, from the coding sequence ATGCCTTCCACCCAAAGTCTTCGACGGCGCGAGCAGCGCAGATCGTTGCCCAAGCCCATCCTTGAGCGCAACGATTCTGTTCTTGAACATCTTGGATTGGCGCACCATGCCGCTATCCATCAAGCGGCTCGCTATCCAGGCGAGCAAGACGATTTAATCCAAGAAGGTCGCGTGGGTTTGATCCATGGAGTGGCCAACTTTGATCCTCAACGTGGATTTCGTATCAGCACCTACGTGTTGACCAGAGTCAACGGCCAAATTCTGCATTTCCGCCGTGATCGTCAACATGCGCTGAGGATTCCTTGGCGCTTGAAGGACTTGCATAGCAAGGGTGTGCGTCTTCAGGCTCAACGCTTGCAGCAGGGACTCGAGCCACTGGATGAGCAAGGCCTCGCGGCATCCCTCCAAGTGAGCCCTCAGCGTTGGCGAGAGGCCCTGATCGCTCATGCTTTCGGCCATGTGGAATCGCTGGATGTTGCTCCTTCCATGCAGGCCTTAGAAGGCGAGCTGAGAAGCTCCCTGCTCGATCAGATCGAGGATCCTTCCTCCATGCCTGTATCGCTGGATGAACCGACACTTCTGTGGTTGCAGGATGCGTTGAAGACCCTTGAGCCGCAACAGCGTTGTTGGCTTCTTGCTCGTTATGTCGACAACATTTCAATCAAAGATCTTGCCTTGAGAGAGAAGGTTCAGCCAGGCGTGCTTCGCCAATCCATTCGCGCGGCTTTAAGCATCTTGCGGCAGGCAGCGCAATCCTCTACTGCCCATCCTTCCGTCAGCCACCAAGTCCTAAAGAAACCGCGATCAGCATCGCCAAGACGGCGGCCCAAGCGGTTTGCAACCCATTGA
- a CDS encoding GDSL-type esterase/lipase family protein encodes MTTAPRKLVVIGDSGVYGWGDPEGGGWCERLRRQWMTMPSAPVVYGLGIRGDGLERVAQRWQQEWSCRGELRRQKPDGLLLSVGLNDSARVGRLDGRQQLSAEAFRFGLEQLLAAMTPATQVMVMGLSVVDEAVMPFADCLWYSNEAVAIHEAQLEETCLEADVPFLSLHRAMAAEPDWLTWLEPDGIHLNSTGHYWIHQRLQGWKPLLNWAGLEPHRQLTPTI; translated from the coding sequence ATGACAACAGCGCCCCGCAAGCTTGTCGTGATTGGTGATAGCGGTGTGTACGGATGGGGTGATCCAGAGGGGGGTGGATGGTGTGAACGCTTGAGGCGTCAATGGATGACGATGCCCTCTGCCCCAGTGGTGTACGGGCTTGGCATTCGTGGGGATGGACTGGAGCGCGTCGCTCAGCGTTGGCAGCAAGAGTGGAGTTGCCGCGGTGAACTCCGTCGTCAGAAGCCCGATGGTCTGCTCCTTTCGGTGGGACTGAATGACAGTGCACGGGTTGGGAGGCTCGATGGACGGCAGCAATTGAGCGCTGAAGCGTTTCGCTTCGGGCTGGAGCAATTGCTTGCGGCGATGACGCCTGCCACCCAAGTCATGGTGATGGGGCTCAGCGTTGTTGATGAAGCGGTCATGCCTTTTGCTGACTGTCTTTGGTACAGCAATGAGGCAGTGGCCATCCATGAAGCGCAATTGGAGGAAACATGCCTGGAGGCCGATGTTCCGTTTTTAAGCCTGCACCGAGCGATGGCAGCAGAGCCTGATTGGCTCACCTGGTTGGAACCCGATGGGATTCATCTCAACAGCACTGGTCATTACTGGATTCATCAACGTCTTCAGGGGTGGAAGCCCCTTCTCAATTGGGCTGGTCTCGAGCCCCACCGTCAGCTCACACCCACTATTTAG
- a CDS encoding phosphonate ABC transporter, with protein MNLLKPAAPLLTLLPAMALVPVFIVTWTGLHGGGLSIWQQFLSGALHPSLDPDVLHAVWHGLGVTMATAFLSWSLSLLFGVLLGSVCADVVWRSWSLPTWPAIGLRRGLAIPRAVHELVWGLLLLQVFGLHPYVAVAAIAIPYSALVARIWRDHLDSADHRPLHALISAGVHPLSALMTALNPGMGSVLMSYGGYRLECALRSATLLGVFGLGGLGTELQLTLQSLQFRELWTGLWVLAAVMLILEQLLRFWRKRSGVGVHGQRRILLFGLLAIAFGVIGTFWLRHIVPDQFSGLSWFGLEVPSWTQLNAAAQELPWLRMILETLGLTVLAAGIAIGLPPLALLLWPSPRWHQCCSMFWACMRWIPPPLMVLLLLLSNRPSLAIGALAIGLHNSGVMGRLLLEGLQQQSGQHQEALRAMGSSERISWLYGLLSPQSPSYLAYGAYRSDVILRETVVVGVIGGSGLGWQLLESLSSFHWAAVVLVLCCYCALTITGESLSDRCRSLWLQS; from the coding sequence ATGAACCTCCTGAAACCAGCGGCACCCCTGCTCACCTTGTTGCCTGCCATGGCGCTGGTGCCCGTCTTCATCGTGACTTGGACAGGGCTGCATGGAGGCGGGCTCTCGATTTGGCAGCAATTCCTTTCAGGGGCGCTGCATCCATCGTTGGATCCCGATGTCCTGCATGCGGTTTGGCATGGTCTTGGCGTCACCATGGCCACGGCTTTTCTGAGCTGGAGTCTCAGTTTGTTGTTTGGCGTGCTGCTCGGCAGCGTTTGTGCGGATGTGGTTTGGAGAAGCTGGTCTCTGCCTACCTGGCCAGCGATAGGGCTTCGCCGGGGCCTTGCGATCCCAAGAGCCGTGCATGAGCTGGTTTGGGGACTGTTGCTACTGCAGGTGTTTGGGCTCCATCCTTACGTTGCTGTCGCTGCTATCGCGATTCCGTACAGCGCTCTGGTTGCAAGGATTTGGCGAGATCATCTCGACAGCGCAGACCACCGTCCTCTCCATGCCCTCATCAGCGCTGGGGTGCATCCGCTGTCTGCTCTGATGACGGCTCTCAACCCAGGGATGGGCAGCGTTTTGATGAGCTACGGGGGGTACCGGCTCGAGTGTGCCTTGCGCAGCGCCACCTTGCTGGGGGTTTTTGGCTTGGGAGGGCTTGGCACCGAACTGCAGCTCACCCTGCAGTCGTTGCAGTTCCGTGAGCTGTGGACAGGTTTGTGGGTTCTAGCGGCCGTGATGTTGATTCTTGAGCAGCTGTTGAGGTTTTGGCGAAAACGGTCCGGAGTGGGTGTGCATGGTCAGCGTCGAATCCTGTTGTTTGGACTATTGGCGATTGCTTTTGGGGTGATCGGCACGTTTTGGCTACGGCACATCGTCCCCGATCAGTTTTCAGGGCTCAGTTGGTTCGGGCTAGAGGTTCCTTCTTGGACCCAACTGAATGCCGCCGCCCAGGAACTTCCTTGGTTGCGCATGATTTTGGAAACGCTGGGTCTCACCGTGTTGGCAGCGGGGATTGCCATTGGACTCCCACCTCTGGCCTTGCTCCTTTGGCCGTCACCAAGGTGGCATCAATGCTGCTCCATGTTTTGGGCTTGCATGCGCTGGATTCCCCCGCCACTGATGGTGCTTCTGCTGTTGCTCAGCAATCGGCCGAGCCTGGCGATTGGTGCCCTAGCGATTGGTCTTCACAACAGTGGGGTGATGGGGCGTTTGCTGCTCGAAGGCCTTCAGCAACAAAGTGGCCAGCATCAAGAGGCCCTCAGAGCGATGGGGAGTTCGGAGCGGATCAGTTGGTTGTACGGCCTGCTCAGTCCCCAAAGCCCTAGTTATCTGGCTTACGGGGCCTACCGCAGCGATGTGATTCTCCGCGAAACAGTGGTGGTGGGAGTGATCGGTGGAAGTGGTTTGGGCTGGCAGCTGCTGGAATCACTCAGTTCCTTTCATTGGGCCGCGGTGGTGTTAGTGCTTTGTTGCTACTGCGCCCTCACGATCACTGGGGAGTCACTCAGTGATCGTTGCCGTTCGCTCTGGCTGCAAAGCTGA
- a CDS encoding phosphonate ABC transporter ATP-binding protein has protein sequence MTSLLELVNVSLSGPRGDRLRSISLSVFEGERIALLGRSGAGKSTLLAIANGSLRVDQGEVRWRGASVCTMPRRKKREIGMLWQDLLLVEELSVGQNVNSGALGRHNLIWGLANLLFNVDQSACKHCLQRAGLDADLIERGLIDAPIRQLSGGQRQRVALARLLRQQPQLILADEPIANLDPAIASDLLDHLLNRSQEGPLNCGAKAIVISLHQPQLVHRFDRVIGLQNGELVMDQPSEQLNAADLSRLYEAG, from the coding sequence TTGACCTCTCTCCTTGAGTTGGTAAATGTAAGCCTGAGTGGCCCAAGAGGAGATCGACTGCGCTCGATTTCCCTCTCGGTGTTTGAGGGGGAGCGAATTGCCTTGTTGGGACGAAGTGGGGCTGGCAAGAGCACCTTGCTTGCCATCGCCAATGGCAGTCTTCGTGTGGACCAGGGAGAGGTGCGTTGGCGCGGTGCGTCGGTTTGCACCATGCCTCGCCGCAAGAAAAGGGAGATCGGAATGCTCTGGCAAGACTTGCTGCTTGTGGAAGAGCTCAGCGTTGGACAAAACGTCAATAGCGGCGCCTTGGGGCGCCACAACTTGATCTGGGGATTGGCCAATCTGTTATTCAACGTGGATCAATCGGCTTGCAAGCATTGTCTTCAGCGCGCAGGGCTGGATGCCGATCTCATCGAACGCGGGTTGATCGATGCTCCGATCCGCCAGTTGTCCGGAGGGCAGAGACAACGCGTGGCTCTTGCCCGTTTGCTGCGTCAGCAACCGCAACTGATCCTGGCCGATGAGCCGATCGCCAATTTGGATCCTGCAATCGCCTCTGACTTATTGGATCACTTGCTGAATCGTTCGCAAGAGGGGCCGCTGAATTGTGGCGCTAAGGCGATTGTGATCAGCTTGCATCAACCCCAACTCGTTCATCGCTTTGATCGTGTGATCGGTTTGCAGAATGGGGAGCTTGTGATGGATCAACCCTCAGAGCAACTCAATGCTGCTGACCTGTCGAGGTTGTACGAGGCCGGATGA
- a CDS encoding putative selenate ABC transporter substrate-binding protein → MVNPLTRVRKKGAVVLLALFCGQGATVLPANAQATLRIGAIPDQNPERLNRRYGQLATELSDQLKVSVRYVPVSNYPAAVSAFRTGSLDLVWFGGLTGIQARLQTPGAQVLAQRAIDAKFNSVFIANTSAGLQPISSIDGLKSLKGKRFTFGSESSTSGRLMPQHFLAQAGVTPKQFAGGQAGFSGSHDATIALVQSGSYQAGAVSEPVWNVAVKNGKVDPNKVKVIWKTPPFGNYHWVVRPNLDQRFGKGFTTKLQKAILGLTPTNERQKTILELFAAKRFVPAQESQYQPIEKVGRQLGKIR, encoded by the coding sequence ATGGTCAATCCTTTGACGCGGGTCCGAAAAAAAGGGGCCGTTGTTCTTTTGGCCCTTTTTTGTGGTCAAGGCGCAACGGTCCTTCCTGCTAATGCGCAAGCAACACTTCGGATCGGGGCCATACCTGATCAAAACCCAGAACGTTTAAATCGTCGTTACGGCCAACTCGCCACTGAATTAAGCGACCAACTCAAGGTTTCTGTGCGGTACGTGCCAGTGAGCAATTACCCAGCAGCCGTGAGTGCTTTTAGGACCGGAAGTTTGGACCTTGTTTGGTTCGGAGGGCTCACAGGTATTCAGGCTCGTCTTCAAACACCAGGTGCTCAGGTTTTGGCACAACGGGCGATCGACGCAAAGTTCAACAGTGTCTTTATTGCTAATACTTCAGCGGGTTTACAACCTATCAGCAGCATTGATGGTTTGAAATCCCTGAAAGGAAAGCGCTTCACCTTTGGATCAGAAAGCTCCACGTCGGGGCGATTGATGCCTCAGCATTTTCTGGCCCAAGCAGGAGTGACCCCGAAGCAATTCGCTGGAGGACAAGCAGGCTTCAGTGGCAGCCACGATGCCACGATCGCTTTGGTGCAGAGCGGCTCTTATCAGGCTGGTGCTGTTAGTGAGCCCGTTTGGAATGTGGCTGTTAAGAACGGGAAAGTGGATCCCAACAAGGTGAAAGTGATTTGGAAAACTCCTCCTTTTGGGAATTACCACTGGGTGGTACGCCCCAATCTTGATCAACGTTTTGGGAAGGGATTCACCACCAAACTCCAAAAGGCCATTTTGGGTTTAACCCCCACCAACGAGCGGCAGAAAACCATTTTGGAGTTGTTTGCAGCCAAACGTTTTGTTCCAGCGCAGGAATCTCAATATCAACCCATTGAGAAGGTGGGTCGTCAGCTCGGCAAGATCCGTTGA